The following DNA comes from Mucilaginibacter jinjuensis.
AGTCAGATAATTCGCCGTCACAAAATCATGCGTTGCCTTGGCATTAGTTAAATAAGTTGACACGGTAGTTACCGGAGGCGTACTTCCACCACCTGTTGGAGGAGCAGGGCTGGGTGTATCTTTCGATTTACTACAGGAGGCAATTAAAACTACCAATATCGCAACGCCACCGTATAATAAGTTTTTCATGAGTATGTTATATTAAAGTGCACCTGCAATGTAGGTGCACTTGTGCGTTAATTAAATGCAGTAGCCGTATGCGTGTATGGGCCACCAGCCTGGAAATACACATCCACTTTTACATTATGGGTATCTGCGGCTGGTGGAAACTTATAGGTGTTATTCCATTGATCGTTGGTTACCGGGAGCAGGTAAAAATAATCAGCCGGTTTACCCGCAGGCGGGTCGTTATTTACATTCTCGCTGCCATAATACTCTAAACCTTTAGCGGTATGCAGGATAAATTTATATCGATCATCACGACCCCATGAAAATTGGTAAAACGTAACCGGGATCTTCGCTGCTTCCCAGGTGCCGTTCCCGATATAACTTAGCTGCCCGGTTTCTGTAGCGTAGGCAGATACATATAAACCCAGCGATTGAATGCCCACAATGCTTGATGTAGCCACGCTAAAATCATAACTTAAACGATAAGGTTGTGTGGCAGCGGTAACTGTGGTTGTTGAGTTACCTTGCTGTATAATACCATTGGCATCCAGGTAGTATTTGGTGCCGCTGGCGCTCTGCTTATCGGTTAATTGATAGGTACCGGGTTTTAAAGAGGTATAAAGTTCAAATACACCATCGCTGGTTTGTTTAAGGGCGATGGCCTTGGTTACATCATCGCCGGCTTCTGTAGCCGTCCCTGTGATATACAGTGCGGTAGGCAGAACTGCAAAACCGGCAGGACGGGTGATCTGCAAAGTATGGCTTGCTGAACCAGCCACCACATTAGTTGCTTTAGAAGCCAGCACAGTCCATTTTATTTTACCGGTACTTGAAGACTGGATACCTGCTAGCGAGGCAATCTTATTCAAATCCTTCTGTGTAACAGTAGCCTGTGCCTGTACACCTCCCCCATCAGAAAGCGCCTTATAAACCGGCTTGCTAAAATCGCCATCAGCCTTATCAAAAGCTACCTCATACAATACCATATCACCATCTGCGGCTTGGGTAGCATTCCAGGTAAATACCATACTGGCCCCTGTTGCCGGTTGTAAGCTAATGCTGGCCTGATCTGCCGGGGCACCTAATACGCTTACGGGGTGTACATTCAGGTCTAAGGTTCTTTCATCCTTTTTGCAGGATGTAAAAGCCGTTATGGCTGCAATAACCATAAAGCTCAAATTAATTAATCTTCTCATCTCGTTTAATTTAATTGGTTATTGCTTAGTAGCCCGGGGTTCTGTTTCAGGTTAGGATCTTTATTTACTTCATTAAGCGGAATCGGCCACAGATAATTTTTAGCCGGATCGAACTGGCGTTTTTGCACCCTCAGGTAACCATTATCAATAGTAGGATCGCCAAATTTGGCGCCATGCACGTAACCGTTTAATACGGTTTCAGACAGTTTCCACCTACGGATATCTTCTGTCCTGATGCCTTCCATAGCTAACTCTGTACGGCGCTCCCTTCTGATAATGGTGGTCATGTCACCAGCAGTAGGGAAATTTAATGCATTAGGGTCTGTAAAGCCGGCACGCTGGCGCAATACCATAATAGTTTTACTCCAGGTGCTTGCATCCATTTGCCCCAGGCTGTTTTTAGCTTCTGCATAATCCAATAAAACTTCGGCCCAACGGATGAGGTGCAGGTTTAGGCCCGATACAAACTGAGGCAGGTGGTTAGGGTCAAAATACTTGCGCCAGTAATAACCTGTTGCAGAAACCTGGCCATTAGGGCTATACTCATTTAAGGCACTGCGGTTAGGGTCTGATCCTGGTTTAATGTAGATGACCTGCGTTGTGCCATCTGCATTTTTAAAATTGGCTTTATCATAAACAATGGTTGCAGTAAGCCTTGGATCACGGTTAGTGTACGGGTTTGATTCGTCGTAACCAGAGCCTGCATCAGTTATCCCCTTGCCATTATTCATAATATAATCATTCACCAACTCTTGAGTTGGTGCCAGGTTATTGGTGCGTGAACCTGCCGAGATCGGATAAAAATCGAACCCATCTGCCCAAGTGCGGCCAGCCACGCCAGATACATACTGAAGTGAAAGCATCGACTCAGAATTGGTTTTGTTTACCGCAGGGTCACTAAATAAGCTACCATAATCACTCGCTAACGCGTACTGGCCGTAAGTAGACGGATTGTTTAATAATTTTTCGCAAATAGTTACCACGTCCTGCATGCGGTTACCTTCGTACAATAGCACACGGGCTTCCAAAGCAAGGGCTGCACCATTGGTAATGCGGCCATTATCCGCAGCGGCATATTTATCTTTTGATGGTAATGCGGCAGCGGCAGCTTCCAATTCACTGGTAATAAAACTCAGCACAGCTGCCCTTGGGGTCCTGGCAATAACCTTAGCTTCATCCGGTGTTATGTCTGCTGATAACAAAGGCACATCGCCCCACCATTTCATCAGGTTAAAATGATGCCATGCACGTACAAAGCGAACTTCGCCTTTCATGCGGGCAATTACGTCGGCACCTAAAGTTTTATTTTGGTCGATACCAGCCAGGAACAGATTACAAGCTTTAATACCCTGGTAATAAAAAGACCAGTCATTAATAAATTTAGGCAGCGATGAAGTAAAAGTACCTGCACCAACCTGGTCTACGTTACCGTAAGATGAGCCTTGAGCAGTGTAAGCGTTATCAGACATCGCATCGTTATAAAAATACAGGTCGCTGTTATACATGCCGCTGTAAATGTTATTCAGTGCATTATTTACATTTTCGCTTGTGGTGTAAAAGTTCTGATCAGTAAAGTTGTTGGTTGGCACCAGATCCAGTTTTTTACAACTGCCGGCAGTAACTACCAGTAGTGTTATAATGAATATTTTGATATAATTTTTCATGAGAATATTTTTTAATAATCTATTGGAATGTGACGTTTAAACCCACCCCATAAAACCTTGGCATGGGATAAGCGCGGGCACTGTTTGAAGAGGTATTTAAGCTCAGATCATTGTTAAACTCAGAAGTCTCAGGATCGATAAATTTGAGTTTGGTTAATGTAACCAGGTTTTGGCCGATAACCGATACCCTTAATTTTTGGATCCCGATTTTTTTAGTGAGAGACGCAGGCAGGTTATAACCGATGTTTACATTTTTTAAACGGGCGTAAGCACCGTCGAATTTGTAAAGATCAGACCCGTTTCTCCAGTTGTTATTGTTTGATGCCGAACCAA
Coding sequences within:
- a CDS encoding SusE domain-containing protein, whose translation is MRRLINLSFMVIAAITAFTSCKKDERTLDLNVHPVSVLGAPADQASISLQPATGASMVFTWNATQAADGDMVLYEVAFDKADGDFSKPVYKALSDGGGVQAQATVTQKDLNKIASLAGIQSSSTGKIKWTVLASKATNVVAGSASHTLQITRPAGFAVLPTALYITGTATEAGDDVTKAIALKQTSDGVFELYTSLKPGTYQLTDKQSASGTKYYLDANGIIQQGNSTTTVTAATQPYRLSYDFSVATSSIVGIQSLGLYVSAYATETGQLSYIGNGTWEAAKIPVTFYQFSWGRDDRYKFILHTAKGLEYYGSENVNNDPPAGKPADYFYLLPVTNDQWNNTYKFPPAADTHNVKVDVYFQAGGPYTHTATAFN
- a CDS encoding RagB/SusD family nutrient uptake outer membrane protein, with amino-acid sequence MKNYIKIFIITLLVVTAGSCKKLDLVPTNNFTDQNFYTTSENVNNALNNIYSGMYNSDLYFYNDAMSDNAYTAQGSSYGNVDQVGAGTFTSSLPKFINDWSFYYQGIKACNLFLAGIDQNKTLGADVIARMKGEVRFVRAWHHFNLMKWWGDVPLLSADITPDEAKVIARTPRAAVLSFITSELEAAAAALPSKDKYAAADNGRITNGAALALEARVLLYEGNRMQDVVTICEKLLNNPSTYGQYALASDYGSLFSDPAVNKTNSESMLSLQYVSGVAGRTWADGFDFYPISAGSRTNNLAPTQELVNDYIMNNGKGITDAGSGYDESNPYTNRDPRLTATIVYDKANFKNADGTTQVIYIKPGSDPNRSALNEYSPNGQVSATGYYWRKYFDPNHLPQFVSGLNLHLIRWAEVLLDYAEAKNSLGQMDASTWSKTIMVLRQRAGFTDPNALNFPTAGDMTTIIRRERRTELAMEGIRTEDIRRWKLSETVLNGYVHGAKFGDPTIDNGYLRVQKRQFDPAKNYLWPIPLNEVNKDPNLKQNPGLLSNNQLN